A genomic window from Streptomyces mirabilis includes:
- the bfr gene encoding bacterioferritin: MQGDPEVIEFLNEQLTGELTAINQYFLHAKMQENFGWTKLAKYTRHESFDEMKHAEVLTDRILFLEGLPNYQRLFHVRVGQTVTEMFQADRQVEVEAIDRLKRGIEVMRNKGDITSANIFESILEDEEHHIDYLDTQLELVEKLGEALYIAQVIEQPES; the protein is encoded by the coding sequence ATGCAGGGCGACCCCGAGGTCATCGAATTCCTCAACGAGCAGCTGACCGGTGAGCTGACCGCGATCAACCAGTACTTCCTGCACGCGAAGATGCAGGAGAACTTCGGCTGGACGAAGCTCGCGAAGTACACGCGCCACGAGTCCTTCGACGAGATGAAGCACGCGGAGGTGCTCACCGACCGGATCCTCTTCCTGGAGGGCCTGCCGAACTACCAGCGGCTCTTCCACGTCCGGGTGGGCCAGACCGTCACCGAGATGTTCCAGGCCGACCGGCAGGTGGAGGTCGAGGCGATCGACCGCCTCAAGCGCGGGATCGAGGTGATGCGCAACAAGGGCGACATCACGTCCGCGAACATCTTCGAGTCGATCCTCGAGGACGAGGAGCACCACATCGACTACCTGGACACTCAGCTGGAGCTGGTGGAGAAGCTCGGTGAGGCGCTCTACATCGCCCAGGTGATCGAGCAGCCGGAAAGCTAG
- a CDS encoding glycoside hydrolase domain-containing protein, with protein MYAARSPRPRRGGVRTLTVCAAAAALAAGPLGTARATGTDDTVKVTYRGHEFTVPASWPIVDLEKHPDVCVRFDRHAVYLGTPGDQQRCPAGARGRTEAFLIQPSVVKGRTASENRTAGTFRVTADRIAVTAAYAKDRTRIQDILRDAGLPDAAAGTDVTAGAPAAAPLPADATSFRGEGFDACTAPGQTAMDAWRDDSDYGAVGVYIGGVNRACAQSRLTAGWLRTQYANGWRFFPLYVGRQPTSDGGSCKGGCEAITDPVPQGTEAADDAVEQATTLGFAKGTVIYDDLENYTPGSTVTSRVLSYLDAYTKRLHALGYRSGVYGNTSSLVTDLVAHKSRATLPDVLHFARWNGKSTTTDPTIPANLWADHQRIHQYVGDTTETHGGVTISIDRDRLDVG; from the coding sequence ATGTACGCAGCCCGTTCACCCCGGCCCCGCCGTGGCGGCGTCCGAACGCTCACCGTGTGCGCCGCCGCCGCGGCCCTCGCCGCCGGCCCGCTCGGCACCGCACGCGCCACCGGGACCGACGACACCGTCAAGGTCACCTACCGCGGCCACGAGTTCACCGTCCCCGCCTCCTGGCCGATCGTGGACCTGGAGAAACATCCGGACGTCTGTGTCCGCTTCGACCGGCACGCCGTGTACCTCGGCACGCCCGGCGACCAGCAGCGGTGTCCGGCGGGGGCGAGGGGACGCACCGAGGCGTTCCTGATCCAGCCGTCCGTCGTCAAGGGCCGCACCGCCAGCGAGAACCGCACGGCCGGCACGTTCCGGGTCACCGCCGACCGGATCGCCGTGACCGCCGCGTACGCGAAGGACCGTACGAGGATCCAGGACATCCTGCGCGACGCCGGTCTGCCGGACGCCGCCGCGGGGACCGACGTGACCGCCGGCGCGCCCGCGGCGGCACCGCTGCCCGCCGACGCGACGTCCTTCCGCGGCGAGGGCTTCGACGCCTGCACCGCGCCGGGCCAGACGGCGATGGACGCCTGGCGGGACGACTCCGACTACGGGGCCGTCGGCGTCTACATCGGCGGGGTCAACCGTGCCTGCGCCCAGAGCAGGCTCACCGCCGGCTGGCTGCGGACGCAGTACGCGAACGGCTGGCGGTTCTTCCCGCTGTACGTCGGCCGCCAGCCCACTTCCGACGGGGGCAGCTGCAAAGGCGGCTGCGAGGCGATCACCGACCCCGTGCCGCAGGGCACCGAGGCCGCCGACGACGCCGTCGAGCAGGCCACCACGCTGGGCTTCGCCAAGGGCACGGTGATCTACGACGACCTGGAGAACTACACCCCCGGCTCCACCGTCACCAGCCGGGTGCTGTCGTACCTCGACGCCTACACCAAGCGCCTGCACGCACTGGGCTACCGCTCCGGCGTCTACGGCAACACCTCGTCCCTGGTCACCGACCTGGTCGCCCACAAGAGCCGCGCCACCCTGCCCGACGTGCTCCACTTCGCCCGCTGGAACGGCAAGTCGACGACCACCGACCCGACGATCCCCGCGAACCTGTGGGCCGACCACCAGCGCATCCACCAGTACGTGGGCGACACGACCGAGACGCACGGCGGCGTGACGATCTCCATCGACCGCGACCGGCTCGACGTGGGCTAA
- a CDS encoding response regulator codes for MVVDDHPMWRDAVARDLDASGFAVVATASDGEQAVRRARAAAPDVLVLDLNLPAKPGVQVCKELVGSNPALRVLVLSASGEHADVLEAVKSGATGYLLKSASTEELIDAVRRTAVGDPVFTPGLAGLVLGEYRRLASEPVPAAGADEPKAPQLTDRETEVLRLVAKGLSYKQIAERLVISHRTVQNHVQNTLGKLQLHNRVELVRYAIERGLDEA; via the coding sequence ATGGTGGTGGACGACCACCCCATGTGGCGCGACGCGGTCGCCCGCGACCTGGACGCGTCCGGTTTCGCCGTGGTCGCCACCGCGAGCGACGGTGAGCAGGCGGTGCGCCGTGCCCGGGCCGCCGCGCCCGACGTCCTGGTGCTCGACCTGAACCTGCCCGCCAAGCCCGGCGTCCAGGTCTGCAAGGAACTGGTCGGCAGCAACCCGGCGCTGCGCGTCCTCGTCCTGTCGGCCAGCGGCGAGCACGCGGACGTCCTGGAGGCGGTGAAGTCCGGCGCCACCGGCTATCTGCTGAAGTCGGCGTCCACGGAGGAGCTGATCGACGCGGTGCGCCGTACGGCCGTCGGCGACCCGGTGTTCACGCCGGGCCTCGCGGGCCTGGTCCTCGGCGAGTACCGCCGGCTGGCTTCCGAGCCCGTCCCCGCCGCGGGCGCCGACGAGCCCAAGGCCCCGCAGCTCACCGACCGCGAGACCGAGGTGTTGCGCCTGGTGGCCAAGGGCCTGAGCTACAAGCAGATCGCCGAGCGCCTGGTCATCTCCCACCGCACGGTCCAGAACCATGTGCAGAACACCCTGGGCAAGCTCCAACTCCACAACCGGGTCGAGCTGGTGCGCTATGCCATAGAGCGCGGTCTCGACGAGGCGTAG
- a CDS encoding (2Fe-2S)-binding protein, which yields MNRVYVCSCFGVTEQQVKQHAENGACTPRQIASASKAGTDCGSCVRSIQAILGRGACPRRELAEKGKPVLAELSSAQGLEEAA from the coding sequence GTGAACCGCGTGTACGTATGCAGCTGCTTCGGAGTCACCGAACAGCAGGTCAAGCAGCACGCGGAGAACGGCGCCTGCACGCCCCGCCAGATAGCCTCCGCCTCCAAGGCGGGCACGGACTGCGGCTCCTGCGTCCGCAGCATCCAGGCGATCCTCGGCCGTGGCGCCTGCCCCCGCCGTGAGCTGGCCGAGAAGGGCAAGCCGGTACTGGCCGAGCTGTCCTCGGCACAAGGCCTGGAAGAGGCCGCCTAG
- a CDS encoding anthranilate synthase family protein yields MHLLDLLDDPRPFALLRRRAPGHDHDTVELLLGPVSTCDRLADLPDEGLALVPFRQIRERGFDVRDDGTPLTVLTPEETHVLPLERALAELPTHGVRVTGGGFDVDDEEYAGIVGRVLEEEIGRGEGANFVIRRTYEGAIPGFGRPDALALFRRLLVGERGAYWTFVVHTGERTLVGASPEVHVRMSGGTVVMNPISGTYRYPAEGPCADDLLGFLADGKEIEELSMVVDEELKMMCTVGDMGGVVIGPRLKEMAHLAHTEYELRGRSSLDVREVLKETMFAATVTGSPVQNACRVIERHEVGGRGYYAGALALIGRDAGGAQTLDSPILIRTADIDADGRLRVPVGATLVRGSDPAGEVAETHAKAAGVLAALGVVEAGARGEGVRPRLADDPRVRAALDGRRASLAPFWLRMQEQARELEGHALVVDAEDTFTAMLAHVLRSSGLEVTVRRYDEPGLREAVRAHEGPLVLGPGPGDPSDLDDPKMRFLRELTAEVVEGHGHGVLGVCLGHELIAAELGLEIVRKEVPYQGAQTGIDLFGRAETVGFYNSFVAHCDEETAAELSAHGIEVSRTESGEVHALRGPRFAGVQFHPESVLTLNGTVVVRELVGRLRGAGALSERRPSV; encoded by the coding sequence ATGCACCTGCTCGACCTGCTGGACGATCCCCGTCCGTTCGCCCTGCTGCGGCGCCGCGCCCCCGGTCACGATCACGACACCGTCGAGCTGCTGCTCGGACCGGTCAGCACCTGCGACCGCCTCGCCGACCTCCCCGACGAGGGACTCGCGCTCGTCCCCTTCCGCCAGATCAGGGAGCGCGGCTTCGACGTCCGCGACGACGGCACGCCGCTCACGGTGCTGACCCCCGAGGAGACACACGTCCTGCCGCTGGAGCGGGCGCTGGCGGAGCTGCCGACGCACGGGGTGCGTGTCACGGGCGGGGGCTTCGACGTCGACGACGAGGAGTACGCCGGGATCGTCGGGCGCGTGCTGGAGGAGGAGATCGGGCGCGGCGAGGGCGCGAACTTCGTGATCCGGCGTACGTACGAGGGCGCGATCCCGGGGTTCGGGCGGCCCGACGCGCTGGCCCTGTTCCGGCGGCTGCTGGTCGGCGAGCGGGGCGCGTACTGGACGTTCGTCGTGCACACCGGGGAGCGCACGCTGGTGGGCGCGAGCCCCGAGGTGCACGTGCGGATGTCGGGCGGGACCGTCGTGATGAACCCGATCAGCGGCACGTACCGCTATCCGGCCGAGGGGCCCTGCGCGGACGACCTGCTCGGTTTCCTCGCCGACGGCAAGGAGATCGAGGAGCTCTCGATGGTCGTCGACGAGGAGCTCAAGATGATGTGCACGGTCGGAGACATGGGCGGCGTGGTGATCGGCCCGCGGCTCAAGGAGATGGCCCACCTCGCGCACACCGAGTACGAGCTGCGGGGCCGGTCCTCGCTGGATGTGCGCGAGGTCCTGAAGGAGACCATGTTCGCGGCGACCGTCACGGGGTCGCCGGTGCAGAACGCGTGCCGGGTGATCGAGCGGCACGAGGTCGGCGGGCGGGGCTACTACGCGGGGGCGCTGGCCCTCATCGGCCGCGATGCGGGCGGTGCCCAGACCCTCGACTCGCCCATCCTCATCCGGACCGCCGACATCGACGCGGACGGGCGGCTGCGGGTGCCGGTCGGCGCCACCCTGGTCCGGGGATCGGATCCGGCGGGCGAGGTCGCCGAGACGCACGCGAAGGCGGCGGGGGTACTGGCGGCGCTGGGGGTCGTGGAGGCCGGGGCCCGTGGGGAGGGCGTACGGCCGAGGCTGGCCGACGATCCGCGGGTGCGGGCGGCGCTCGACGGGCGGCGGGCCTCGCTCGCGCCGTTCTGGCTGCGGATGCAGGAGCAGGCGCGTGAGTTGGAGGGCCATGCGCTGGTCGTGGACGCCGAGGACACCTTCACGGCGATGCTCGCGCATGTGCTGCGGTCCTCGGGGCTCGAGGTGACCGTGCGGCGCTACGACGAGCCGGGGCTGCGGGAGGCGGTGCGGGCGCACGAAGGGCCGTTGGTCCTGGGCCCCGGCCCGGGCGACCCCTCGGACCTGGACGATCCCAAGATGCGGTTCCTGCGGGAGCTCACCGCCGAGGTGGTCGAGGGGCACGGGCACGGCGTGCTGGGCGTCTGTCTCGGGCACGAGCTGATCGCGGCGGAGCTGGGCCTGGAGATCGTACGCAAGGAGGTCCCGTACCAGGGCGCGCAGACGGGGATCGATCTCTTCGGGCGGGCCGAGACCGTCGGTTTCTACAACAGCTTCGTGGCGCACTGCGACGAGGAGACGGCGGCCGAGCTGTCGGCCCACGGCATCGAGGTCAGTCGCACCGAGAGCGGTGAGGTGCACGCGCTGCGCGGGCCGAGGTTCGCGGGTGTGCAGTTCCACCCGGAGTCGGTGCTGACGCTGAACGGGACGGTCGTCGTGCGGGAGTTGGTCGGTCGGCTGCGGGGCGCCGGCGCGCTGTCGGAGCGGCGGCCCTCCGTGTAG
- a CDS encoding lysophospholipid acyltransferase family protein — MKFSIGGPLKLAFRPWVEGLENIPAEGPAILASNHLSFSDSFFLPAVLDRKVTFIAKAEYFTTPGVKGRMTAAFFKGVGQLPVDRSGARGAGEAAVKSGIDVIERGELFGIYPEGTRSPDGRLYRGKPGGLARVALATGAPVIPVAMIDTEKIQPPGKVMPKLMRPGIRIGKPLDFSRYNGMEHDRFVLRAVTDEVMYEIMKLSGQEYVDIYATAAKRQIADAAKAEKQALKDAEQAQKEAAKAAEAETEEGRAGT, encoded by the coding sequence ATGAAGTTTTCCATCGGAGGGCCGCTGAAGCTTGCCTTCAGACCCTGGGTGGAAGGCCTCGAGAACATTCCCGCCGAGGGCCCCGCCATCCTGGCCAGCAATCATCTCTCGTTCTCGGACTCGTTCTTCCTGCCCGCGGTCCTCGACCGCAAGGTGACCTTCATCGCGAAGGCCGAGTACTTCACGACGCCCGGCGTCAAGGGCCGGATGACCGCCGCCTTCTTCAAGGGCGTCGGCCAGCTCCCGGTGGACCGCTCAGGGGCACGCGGCGCGGGCGAGGCGGCGGTCAAGAGCGGCATCGACGTCATCGAGCGCGGTGAGCTGTTCGGCATCTACCCGGAGGGCACGCGCTCGCCCGACGGGCGGCTGTACCGCGGCAAGCCGGGCGGCCTCGCGCGCGTGGCGCTCGCCACCGGCGCCCCGGTCATCCCGGTCGCCATGATCGACACCGAGAAGATCCAGCCGCCGGGCAAGGTGATGCCCAAGCTGATGCGCCCGGGCATCCGCATCGGCAAGCCGCTCGACTTCAGCCGCTACAACGGCATGGAGCACGACCGCTTCGTGCTGCGCGCGGTGACCGACGAGGTCATGTACGAGATCATGAAGCTCTCCGGCCAGGAGTACGTCGACATCTACGCGACGGCCGCCAAGCGGCAGATCGCGGACGCGGCGAAGGCCGAGAAGCAGGCGCTCAAGGATGCCGAACAGGCGCAGAAGGAGGCCGCGAAGGCGGCCGAAGCCGAAACCGAAGAAGGACGGGCCGGCACCTAG
- a CDS encoding trp operon leader peptide, whose amino-acid sequence MFAHSTQNWWWTAHPAAH is encoded by the coding sequence ATGTTCGCGCACTCGACCCAGAACTGGTGGTGGACCGCTCATCCGGCGGCCCACTGA
- a CDS encoding deoxyribonuclease IV, with protein sequence MTSKQLRNPVGGHVPVAGGLSSVGLTYAREMGAETVQVFVANPRGWATPVGSPRQDEEFRAACAAESIPAYVHAPYLINFGSHTEATVEKSVESLRHSLRRGREIGALGVVVHTGSATGGRERSVALRQVREHLLPLLDELTHDDDPYLLLESTAGQGASLCSRTWDFGPYFEALDAHPKLGVCLDTCHIYAAGHDLTGPSGMHQTLDLLMDTVGAGRLRLIHANDSKDVVGAHKDRHENIGSGHIGEDPFRALMTHPATEGVPLIIETPGGKEGHAADVERLKKLRDG encoded by the coding sequence GTGACCAGCAAGCAGCTCCGCAACCCCGTCGGCGGCCACGTCCCCGTGGCCGGCGGCCTCAGCTCCGTCGGCCTGACCTACGCACGCGAGATGGGCGCCGAGACCGTCCAGGTCTTCGTCGCCAACCCGCGCGGCTGGGCGACACCCGTCGGTAGTCCCCGCCAGGACGAGGAGTTCCGGGCGGCCTGCGCCGCCGAGTCGATACCCGCGTACGTCCACGCCCCCTATCTGATCAATTTCGGCTCGCACACCGAGGCGACGGTCGAGAAGTCGGTGGAGTCGCTGCGGCACTCGCTGCGGCGGGGCCGGGAGATCGGGGCGCTCGGCGTGGTCGTGCACACGGGGAGCGCCACGGGAGGCCGGGAGCGGTCCGTCGCCCTGAGGCAGGTACGTGAGCATCTGCTGCCCCTGCTGGACGAGCTGACGCATGACGACGACCCGTATCTGCTCCTGGAGTCGACCGCGGGCCAGGGCGCCTCGCTCTGCTCGCGCACCTGGGACTTCGGGCCGTACTTCGAGGCGCTGGACGCCCATCCGAAGCTGGGCGTGTGCCTCGACACCTGCCACATCTACGCGGCGGGGCACGACCTGACCGGGCCGAGCGGCATGCACCAGACGCTCGACCTGCTGATGGACACGGTCGGCGCGGGCCGGCTCAGGCTGATCCACGCCAACGACTCCAAGGACGTGGTCGGCGCCCACAAGGACCGCCACGAGAACATCGGCTCCGGTCACATCGGAGAGGACCCGTTCCGCGCGCTGATGACCCACCCCGCCACCGAGGGCGTACCCCTGATCATCGAGACGCCGGGCGGGAAGGAGGGGCACGCGGCGGACGTGGAGCGCCTGAAGAAACTCAGGGACGGCTGA
- a CDS encoding 6-phosphofructokinase, which yields MRVGVLTGGGDCPGLNAVIRGIVRKGVQEYGYDFVGFRDGWRGPLENDTVRLDIPAVRGILPRGGTILGSSRTNPLKQESGIRRIKENLAKQEVEALIAIGGEDTLGVAARLTDEYGVPVVGVPKTIDNDLSATDYTFGFDTAVGIATEAIDRLHTTAESHMRVLVCEVMGRHAGWIAIHSGLAGGANVILIPEQRFDVDQVCAYVTSRFKASYAPIVVVAEGAMPKDGQMVLKDESLDSFGHVRLSGVGEWLAKEIEKRTGKEARTTVLGHIQRGGTPSAFDRWLATRFGLHAIEAVRDGDFGKMVALRGTDIVRVPIADATAKLKTVDPKLYEEVGVFFG from the coding sequence ATGCGGGTCGGAGTACTGACCGGAGGCGGCGACTGCCCCGGACTCAACGCCGTCATCCGGGGCATCGTCCGCAAGGGCGTACAGGAGTACGGATACGACTTCGTCGGCTTCCGGGACGGCTGGCGCGGACCTCTCGAGAACGACACCGTCCGGCTGGACATCCCCGCCGTGCGCGGCATCCTGCCGCGCGGCGGCACCATCCTCGGCTCCTCGCGGACGAACCCGCTCAAGCAGGAGAGCGGCATCCGCCGCATCAAGGAGAACCTCGCCAAGCAGGAGGTCGAGGCGCTCATCGCGATCGGCGGCGAGGACACGCTCGGCGTCGCCGCGCGCCTCACCGACGAGTACGGCGTGCCCGTCGTCGGCGTACCGAAGACCATCGACAACGACCTGTCCGCCACCGACTACACCTTCGGGTTCGACACCGCCGTCGGCATCGCCACCGAGGCGATCGACCGCCTGCACACCACCGCCGAGTCGCACATGCGCGTCCTCGTCTGCGAGGTGATGGGCCGTCACGCGGGCTGGATCGCCATCCACTCGGGCCTCGCCGGCGGCGCCAACGTCATCCTCATCCCCGAACAGCGCTTCGACGTCGACCAGGTGTGCGCCTACGTGACCTCGCGCTTCAAGGCCTCGTACGCGCCGATCGTGGTCGTCGCCGAGGGCGCGATGCCCAAGGACGGCCAGATGGTCCTGAAGGACGAGTCCCTCGACTCCTTCGGCCACGTACGCCTCTCCGGGGTCGGCGAGTGGCTGGCCAAGGAGATCGAGAAGCGCACCGGCAAGGAGGCCCGCACCACGGTCCTCGGGCACATCCAGCGCGGCGGCACCCCCAGCGCCTTCGACCGCTGGCTCGCCACCCGCTTCGGACTGCACGCCATCGAGGCCGTCCGCGACGGAGACTTCGGCAAGATGGTCGCCCTGCGCGGCACGGACATCGTCCGGGTCCCGATCGCGGACGCCACGGCCAAGCTCAAGACGGTCGACCCGAAGCTGTACGAGGAGGTCGGGGTCTTCTTCGGCTGA
- the macS gene encoding MacS family sensor histidine kinase produces the protein MAKRERVMRMSVEQPLWRALTAYRVLTMLYAIGLFATAFRKFAHPWVAIGYYAVLFVWTLATLPRVANAASCTKRFLAVDLTVALTGIMLTPVADTHHRVVTGGPTLPSIWTAGSVLAFAIKGGWRWAAFASTLVAAANLVERGAPTRDTVHNVILVWVASIAIGYVVEVARASELTLARALEIEAATRERERLARDIHDGVLQVLAMVQRRASALGGEAAELGRMAGEQEVALRSLVSGGLVPVSRVSEDAALGAVVRAVEEPDEDRDPRGPVDLRTLLAPYASARVTFSEPGAPVPLPPAAARELAAAVGAALDNVRGHVGEDARAWILVEDEPHEVIVTVRDEGPGIPAGRLAQAEGEGRLGVALSIRGRLRDLGGAAELISVPGQGTEVELKVPKVSRVSRGKAEQR, from the coding sequence ATGGCCAAGCGCGAGAGAGTCATGAGGATGTCGGTCGAGCAGCCGCTGTGGCGTGCGCTCACCGCCTACCGCGTGCTGACGATGCTGTACGCGATCGGGCTCTTCGCCACCGCGTTCCGCAAGTTCGCCCATCCCTGGGTGGCCATCGGGTACTACGCGGTCCTGTTCGTCTGGACGCTCGCCACTCTGCCCAGGGTGGCGAACGCGGCGAGCTGCACCAAGCGCTTCCTCGCCGTCGACCTGACCGTCGCGCTCACCGGCATCATGCTCACGCCCGTCGCGGACACCCACCACCGCGTGGTGACCGGCGGCCCCACACTTCCGTCGATATGGACCGCGGGCTCCGTCCTGGCCTTCGCCATCAAGGGCGGCTGGCGCTGGGCGGCCTTCGCCTCGACGCTCGTGGCGGCCGCCAACCTCGTCGAGCGCGGTGCCCCCACCCGCGACACGGTCCACAACGTGATCCTCGTCTGGGTCGCCTCCATCGCCATCGGATACGTCGTCGAGGTCGCCCGCGCCTCCGAGCTCACCCTCGCCCGCGCACTGGAGATCGAGGCCGCGACCCGCGAGCGCGAGCGTCTCGCCCGTGACATCCACGACGGCGTCCTGCAGGTCCTCGCCATGGTGCAGCGACGGGCCTCCGCGCTCGGCGGCGAGGCCGCGGAGCTGGGCCGGATGGCCGGCGAGCAGGAGGTCGCGCTGCGCAGCCTGGTCTCGGGCGGCCTGGTGCCCGTCTCGCGGGTGTCCGAGGACGCCGCGCTCGGCGCGGTCGTACGGGCCGTCGAGGAACCGGACGAGGACCGGGACCCCCGGGGCCCTGTCGACCTGCGCACGCTGCTCGCCCCGTACGCGAGCGCGCGCGTGACCTTCTCGGAGCCGGGCGCCCCGGTTCCTCTGCCCCCGGCCGCGGCCCGGGAGTTGGCCGCCGCTGTCGGTGCCGCGCTGGACAATGTCCGGGGGCACGTCGGAGAGGACGCCCGGGCCTGGATCCTCGTCGAGGACGAGCCGCACGAGGTGATCGTGACCGTACGCGACGAGGGCCCGGGCATCCCGGCGGGGCGGCTCGCCCAGGCCGAGGGGGAGGGGCGGCTCGGTGTGGCCCTGTCGATCAGGGGCCGGCTGCGCGACCTCGGCGGCGCGGCCGAACTGATCTCGGTGCCCGGCCAGGGCACGGAGGTCGAGCTGAAGGTACCGAAGGTTTCCAGGGTTTCACGGGGGAAGGCGGAGCAGCGATGA
- a CDS encoding class II 3-deoxy-7-phosphoheptulonate synthase → MTVNAKPSASAGNTWRDLPAAQQPEYPDAEALRDVIADLESYPPLVFAGECDQLRARMASVAKGEAFLLQGGDCAEAFDAVSADHIRNKLKTLLQMGAVLTYAASVPVVKVGRIAGQYSKPRSKGTETRDGVTLPTYRGDSVNGFDFDEKARIPDPERLKRMYNASASTLNLVRAFTTGGYADLRQVHAWNQDFVKSSPSGQRYEQLAREIDNAMNFMRACGTDPEEFKTVEFYASHEALLLDYEAALTRVDSRTGQLYDVSGHMVWIGERTRQLDGAHIEFASRIRNPIGIKLGPTTTAEEALQYIDRLDPDREPGRLTFIVRMGADKVRDKLPELVEKVTASGAVVAWVTDPMHGNTFEAASGHKTRRFDDVLDEVKGFFEVHKGLGTHPGGIHVELTGDDVTECVGGGDEIFVDDLHQRYETACDPRLNRSQSLDLAFLVAEMYRDQ, encoded by the coding sequence GTGACCGTGAACGCTAAGCCCAGCGCAAGCGCTGGCAACACCTGGCGAGACCTGCCCGCGGCGCAGCAGCCCGAGTACCCCGATGCCGAGGCTCTGCGCGATGTGATCGCGGACCTCGAGTCGTATCCGCCGCTCGTCTTCGCGGGCGAGTGCGACCAGCTGCGCGCCCGGATGGCGTCCGTCGCCAAGGGAGAGGCGTTCCTTCTCCAGGGTGGCGACTGCGCCGAGGCCTTCGACGCGGTGTCGGCCGACCACATCCGCAACAAGCTCAAGACCCTGCTCCAGATGGGCGCCGTGCTCACGTACGCCGCCTCGGTGCCGGTCGTGAAGGTCGGCCGCATCGCCGGCCAGTACTCCAAGCCGCGCTCCAAGGGGACCGAGACCCGCGACGGCGTGACCCTGCCGACGTACCGCGGTGACTCGGTCAACGGCTTCGACTTCGACGAGAAGGCCCGCATCCCGGACCCCGAGCGTCTGAAGCGGATGTACAACGCCTCCGCCTCCACGCTCAACCTGGTGCGCGCCTTCACCACCGGCGGCTACGCCGACCTGCGCCAGGTGCACGCCTGGAACCAGGACTTCGTGAAGTCCTCCCCGTCCGGCCAGCGCTACGAGCAGCTGGCGCGGGAGATCGACAACGCGATGAACTTCATGCGGGCCTGCGGGACCGACCCGGAGGAGTTCAAGACCGTCGAGTTCTACGCCTCCCACGAGGCGCTGCTCCTCGACTACGAAGCGGCGCTGACCAGGGTCGACTCGCGTACGGGTCAGCTGTACGACGTCTCGGGCCACATGGTGTGGATCGGCGAGCGCACCCGGCAGCTGGACGGCGCGCACATCGAGTTCGCCTCGCGGATCCGCAACCCGATCGGCATCAAGCTCGGCCCGACGACGACGGCCGAGGAGGCACTCCAGTACATCGACCGCCTCGACCCGGACCGTGAGCCCGGCCGGCTGACCTTCATCGTGCGGATGGGCGCCGACAAGGTCCGCGACAAGCTCCCCGAGCTGGTCGAGAAGGTCACGGCCTCGGGCGCGGTGGTGGCCTGGGTGACCGACCCGATGCACGGCAACACCTTCGAGGCGGCCTCCGGTCACAAGACCCGCCGCTTCGACGACGTGCTCGACGAGGTCAAGGGCTTCTTCGAGGTCCACAAGGGTCTGGGCACGCACCCGGGCGGCATCCACGTCGAGCTCACCGGTGACGACGTCACCGAGTGCGTGGGCGGCGGCGACGAGATCTTCGTCGACGACCTCCACCAGCGCTACGAGACGGCCTGCGACCCGCGTCTGAACCGCAGCCAGTCCCTCGACCTGGCCTTCCTGGTCGCGGAGATGTACAGGGACCAGTGA
- a CDS encoding sulfite oxidase-like oxidoreductase, protein MGQPVGRGTGEAAQSELPPGQRLQRGWPVTHYGPVPKFRPERWEFRVFGATADGEKHCWTHEEFTALPYTSVVADLHCVTKFSMIGAEWGGIPARTILEIAPPAPAVTHVMVWAEYGFSSNLRLDDFASDRTIFATHKDGELLTAEHGFPLRLVVPHLYAWKGPKWVRGVEYMTADRRGFWEERGYHNVGDPWREQRYSYQEEPGDGPEL, encoded by the coding sequence ATGGGTCAGCCGGTGGGACGTGGAACGGGAGAAGCGGCACAGTCGGAGCTTCCGCCGGGGCAGCGACTGCAGCGCGGCTGGCCGGTCACGCACTACGGTCCCGTACCCAAGTTCCGTCCCGAACGCTGGGAGTTCAGGGTCTTCGGCGCCACCGCCGACGGTGAGAAGCACTGCTGGACCCACGAGGAGTTCACGGCCCTGCCGTACACCTCGGTCGTGGCCGATCTGCACTGCGTCACGAAGTTCAGCATGATCGGGGCCGAATGGGGCGGTATCCCGGCGCGCACGATCCTGGAGATCGCCCCGCCCGCGCCCGCCGTCACCCACGTCATGGTCTGGGCGGAGTACGGCTTCAGCTCGAATCTGCGCCTCGACGACTTCGCCTCCGACCGCACGATCTTCGCCACCCACAAGGACGGCGAACTCCTCACCGCCGAGCACGGCTTCCCGCTCCGCCTCGTCGTCCCCCACCTCTACGCCTGGAAGGGCCCCAAGTGGGTGCGCGGCGTCGAGTACATGACGGCCGACCGTCGCGGCTTCTGGGAGGAGCGCGGCTACCACAACGTCGGCGACCCCTGGCGCGAACAGCGCTACTCCTACCAGGAGGAGCCCGGGGACGGCCCCGAGCTCTGA